The Alphaproteobacteria bacterium genomic interval GACGTGCTGGCGGGGCCGGAGCCCCGCCCGCTCGCCTGGGTTATCCGTGACGGCGGTCACGGTGTAGAACGCGCCGGATGCGCCACGGCCACATCGGCCCGCAGGGACGCAACGAAAGCGTATTGATGATTGGCTGCATAGGTCTCGCAACAGTTCGACCTGAAGCCCTGTCCGCATGCCGATCATCAAGTGCTGGAAATTGCCGGCGAAGATCGTGGATCTGTCTGAGCTGGTGCCGCCATCGGTCGGAACGGCCGTGGTGGTCAACTGTGGGATCGCGCTCAGCGCTGCCGGGGCCATGAGCGGCTGGCCGGTCGAGTCCGTGAGGCCGGCCAGGGTGCCCTCATCGCGCGGGTGCAGGATCGCGGCTGTTACCGGTCCCGCATTCGCGGTCAGGATGGCCGTGCGACCGGCCAGCAGCGGCCCATAGTTGGCCAGGTCGGCGCCCAGCGCCGCCGTGCCGATGCCCGAGGTATTGGCGATGCCTCTCGGCTCGGGCGCGGTGCCGGAGCCCAGCAGCGCCACCCGGTCGAGTTCCGTCGCCAGGGCCGCGGCCAGAAGCTGCGGCAGTGCGGTTTCGAGGTTCAACGAGTCCTCGATCAGCTCGCGGCTGACCTTGACCAGAACCGCCAGGCTGCGCGGGGTGAAGACGACAGCGCGAAACGTCGGGTCGCTCTCCGCAACCGCGGCATTTTCAGAGCGCCAGGCCGGCGCCGGATCGCTGGCCACCGCCGCGATGGAGTTCGTGGCGCTGGTCAGCGGCACGGTGCGGGCGCCGGCCTGGACGGTCACGCTCGCCGCCCGAAGATTGTCGAGCAGTTCCGCCGAAACAACCGCCGGAACGCTGTAGCCGCCGGCGGAATCGCTGCCCTCGGCAAGCGCGCGCCGCTCGGTCTCGGTTTTTCCTCCGAGGATCATCGACCGCAAATAGGCGCCGGCGCTCAGGCCGCGATAGGGGTCGGGCTGGTGCTTCGCCGCCCAGTCGAGCATGCGCTGTTCCGGCGCCAGGCCGAAGGGCGGCGCAGCACCGCGCTCCCACACGCCGCCGCCGGCGCTGCCGCCGTCATCCTCGCCGCCGGTCACGTCGGCATAGGGCGGCCGGCGCATTTTCGACAGATCGGCCGAGAGCCGGTCGCGCTCGGCCATCGCGGCATCAAACCGGGCCTCGATTTCGGCCGCGCGTTCCTTGGTCGTCGCGGCCTGGCCCATTTCATCGGTCAGGGCTCGGCATTCGGTGTCGAGCGCCTGGATATGGTCGACGATTTTTTTTTCGTCGGTCATGTGATGTGCTCCATGCCGCCCCTTTGGCGGCGTTCGGAGTTGATCAGCTTCCGGCTTTCGCCTTCGGCCTACCTCCCGAAATTCGGCGTGTCGGGGTGTCACGCTATGCCCCGAGGGGCATTCCATGTGCCGGTCAGCAGCGGCCGGCGGGTGTTTCATCGATCGCCGCGGCCATCGCCACCAGCGCCTTGGCTGCCGCGGGGCCTTTGACCTTCGCGTAAAGCTGCAAGCCGGAGACAAGCCAGGCGGTGACGAAGACTTCGGCATCTCCGCCGGCTGCGTCTGCTGCCTTCACGGCATCCGCCCAAAGTTCGCGTGCAATCCGAATTTGTTCATGATCTGCATTATACATGAGCTTTGCTCGTATTCCTATGACGTGGTGGTGTGTTGCGCCGGCATCGGTGGTCAGTCGGCCGGCGGCGTGCATGCGCGCCTCTGCCGCCGACGCTCGGGCTGGCGTCCGGCACATCGCCAGCGCTGCCATTTCCGCTTGATCGCGGGGTTGCCCGCCATCGCGTGCCGGCCCGGCTGGGTTTGGTCCATGTGATTTCCTGTGGGACCAGTGGGACAGGTGGGACCGGGTTGTTTTTGCTGGTAGATTCCAGTCCCACTATGTGCGGCCCGTGTGGGACAGGTGGGACCGGTCGAGGGCATGTGGTCCCACATGTCCCACCGCCATGGACCACTGTGGGACCGAGAAAACCACGCAATATCAACGTGGTCCCACCTGTCCCACCTGTCCCACCGATATTCGCGGGTGGCAGTGTCAGTCATCACCCGCACCCATGATCGAGGCCGTGACCGCATAGGCGCGGGGCCGGCCATGCTTGAGGCTCATGCGACGGGTGAGGTGTCGCCCATCGCCTCCTTCGAGGTAGCCGGCGTCATGAAGATATCGCGCCGCCCGCTGTGGATCGGCGCCGCGGTGAACCTCGCGCCAGGCGTCGGCGGCGACGTAATAGGTTTCTCCCTCGCGCCACCCGGCCCGGTTCGGGATCGCGGGCCGCGGGTCGCCGCCGGGGTCCAGTCGCTCAAAGCGCGCATCGCCATGGGTGACCAGGAACGCGCGCACGCGCTCGATGGCCTCGCGGGCTTCGGCCGGCCCGGCACCGCCGCGGCCGTCGATCCACAGGCCGAGAATATGCATTGCAGCGTCATGCGCCGCCCCTCGTGGCCACCCCGTGAGATCGAAGATGGTCGCCAGTTCTCCGGCGGCGGCGATCAGGCCCAGGCGAGCGGCGGCCCGCTGTGTCTGACCATCTGCCTCGACGCCATGCAATTCCACCGCGTCACGGCGAAACGTCTCCATCGCCTCGCGGGCCGTCGCTTTCGCCGCCTCGGGGTCGTCGAGAAATTTCGCGACGAATGCCGGCCCGGCCGTGCCGTGGGCAGTGGCGGTTGTCGCCCGAACGCGGTCGGCAAATGCTGCAGCGCTCTCCGAGCCATGCAGATGGTCGAATGCGCCATGTTGGCCGGCGTCGGCCGACACATCGAGAAGGCGCACATGCTGCCCGGCATGGGTGCGGCCGCCGGCCTCCGCGATCTTGTCTGCCAGACAAATTTCGCCACTGGACAAGATCATCGTGCGCCATCGCTTTTGCGGCCGGGCTGCGCCCGTTCGATCCGCCCGCGCTTTGCCGATGCCGTTGGCGATCATATAGGCCGCTTGTGCCGCCTCTCGGCCGGAGACTTCGCCCATTTCGTCCAGGGCCAGCACCGAGCCGTTGCAGGCCGTCGCCAGGGCCTCCAGGCCGTTGGCGGTCGCCCGCCAGCTTTGCAGGAAAGCGGGGCCGCCCCAGACCGACGCCGCCGCCCGCTGGATCGTGCTCTTGCCGCTGCTCGATGCGCCGCGAAGATGCAGGCCGCCGCCATCGAGGCCAAGCGGTTCGAGCAGCGGCCCGGCGAGGGCGAGCGAGACGGCGGCGACCATCAGCGGATTGCCGACGCAGAGCGCCGCGACCTGGCCGCGCCAGTCCGCGAGATCACCGGCCGCCACCATAGCCGTCGCGGCGCTGCTGATCGTCTCGGCCTGAAACACGGCGCGCTCGTCGCCGATCACCTCGCCACTGCCGAGAACGAAGCTGCGGCAGGTCTCGTCGGACCATCCCAGCCGGTCGACCGATAGGGCGCGGTCCTTGGGCCGCCAGCGCTGTAGCAGGTCGGCGAGCGCATATCGGGCGGCCGGGCCAGGCGCGATGTAAAGCCCAAGGTCCAGCAGCTTGGCGCGCAGTTCGGCGCCGTCGCCCGCGAACATGCGTGCGGGGATCGCCCAAACATGGGCATTGCCGTCCGAGTCGATGACTTCCACCAGCCGGCCCCATCCCGCGCCGGATCGGTCGCGGGTCAGGGCCAGAACGTGAAGTTCCGAGCAAACAAGGGGGGCGCGGCGGTTGCCTTCATCATCTTCGACGATACGATGAATGTCGCCGTTCGGTCGCGCCTCGAAGCCAGTGGGCAGTGGCGAAAAATTGATCCTGGTCACGTTGGATGCCGTCATGCCGCCACCTCGCGGCGGAGCAGGTCGTTGAAGTCCGATCCGGCAGGCGGTTGCAGCAGCGTCACCTCCCAGGCCCAGCCGTGCGCACGGTCCGCCAGGGCGTAGGCCGCGCGCCGGCCGGCCTGATCGCGATCCAACGCGACGACCAGGCGACCAGGAGTCCTCGGCAGTTTCACCTGCTTCATGTTGGAGCTGCTGATCGCTGCCCAAATCCGAGCGTCGGGCTCGACGAAGCCGCCGGGAATAGCAGACAGGGCGGTTTCGATGCCTTCGGCGATGACCAACGGTCCGCGCCCAACGGTCAGGCGCACGGCGCCTCCGCGGACCGGGCCAAGCGCTCGCTTCTGGTCATTGCTGCCCACAGGCGCTTTGCCGGTGCCGTCGCGGTCCAGATAGATGCGGTGGACCGCAAAGCCATCGCCGCCCTGGACCAGCGCGACGACGGCGGGCCAGCACATTTTCGACGGCGTGTGCCAGCAGGCCGACAGGTATCGAAGCGTGCCGGGCAATTCGCAGTCGATGCCGCGAGTTCGCAGATATCGCTCGCCCAACGTGCCATGGATCGGCCTGGCCTCACGCCAGATGCGTTCGGCGAAGCGTGAACTCTCTGCCCGGACGGCCTGGCGCTCGGCGTTGAGTTGGGCGACCGCCACCGGGTCGGGTGCTGCATGCGAGCCCGGCGCGACGCCAGCCGCCGCCAGGACATCGCGGAAGGTGCACTGGCTTTTCTTGCAGTGCAACAACAGCCGGCCACGGCTATCGGCCAAGGTCAGGGCGTTTTGATCGCGGCGCCGCTCCGGCTGGCAGACGGGGCAAGGGCAGGTGCCGTAGTGGCCGTACCAGCGGCCGCCCAGCGCCTTGGTCAGGGATTGGGCGTCGGCTCGTTCGAGAATGGCGGTGGTCATCGGCCGCCCTCCCGATCCGTCGCGGATGTGGTGCCGCAGCCCGTCTCTAGCGCCATCGTCTCGTGGCTTGCATTTGTCACCACGGCCGCTACATTCAGGGCTTCCGCAGCAATCGCCCCCTCATGATTGCGTAGCCCCGCGCCGGTCTGACCACCGGCCGGGGCGTTTCTTTGTCCGCCTCCCATGATCAGGCTGCCTTGTCGGCTTCGCGGCTGGCGATCCACGCTTCAATGTCTTCGCGCCGCCACCCAATGGCGCGCGCACCGAGCTTGATGGGCGCAGGGAACTGCCCAGCCTTTACTTGGTCGTAAACCCAAGAGCGCCCCATGCCGATGGCGGCTAGCACCCGGGGAAAGCGCCAAACTTCATTGTGCATTGTTAATGCCTCTCGCGTGTTAGTGGACATGCGAAAGGTAGAAAGCCACCAATGGCAGCGACTAAGGCAAATTTCCGGAAAATTTAGCGCCGACCGCGAATTATCCTAAGGTCTTCTCGGATCGTCCTCTGTGATATGGATTTTTTTTGTCGGCATCTGATTTTTCGTACCATTCAGTTACTTTGAGCACTAACCACTTCTGCAAAGCATTGTCTGTCGCATGTTTTTC includes:
- a CDS encoding phage major capsid protein, whose amino-acid sequence is MKHPPAAADRHMECPSGHSVTPRHAEFREVGRRRKPEADQLRTPPKGRHGAHHMTDEKKIVDHIQALDTECRALTDEMGQAATTKERAAEIEARFDAAMAERDRLSADLSKMRRPPYADVTGGEDDGGSAGGGVWERGAAPPFGLAPEQRMLDWAAKHQPDPYRGLSAGAYLRSMILGGKTETERRALAEGSDSAGGYSVPAVVSAELLDNLRAASVTVQAGARTVPLTSATNSIAAVASDPAPAWRSENAAVAESDPTFRAVVFTPRSLAVLVKVSRELIEDSLNLETALPQLLAAALATELDRVALLGSGTAPEPRGIANTSGIGTAALGADLANYGPLLAGRTAILTANAGPVTAAILHPRDEGTLAGLTDSTGQPLMAPAALSAIPQLTTTAVPTDGGTSSDRSTIFAGNFQHLMIGMRTGLQVELLRDLCSQSSIRFRCVPAGRCGRGASGAFYTVTAVTDNPGERAGLRPRQHVKARPAGTKIAGGFFCSFVFLRFCIMSGPAGP
- a CDS encoding DUF927 domain-containing protein — its product is MTASNVTRINFSPLPTGFEARPNGDIHRIVEDDEGNRRAPLVCSELHVLALTRDRSGAGWGRLVEVIDSDGNAHVWAIPARMFAGDGAELRAKLLDLGLYIAPGPAARYALADLLQRWRPKDRALSVDRLGWSDETCRSFVLGSGEVIGDERAVFQAETISSAATAMVAAGDLADWRGQVAALCVGNPLMVAAVSLALAGPLLEPLGLDGGGLHLRGASSSGKSTIQRAAASVWGGPAFLQSWRATANGLEALATACNGSVLALDEMGEVSGREAAQAAYMIANGIGKARADRTGAARPQKRWRTMILSSGEICLADKIAEAGGRTHAGQHVRLLDVSADAGQHGAFDHLHGSESAAAFADRVRATTATAHGTAGPAFVAKFLDDPEAAKATAREAMETFRRDAVELHGVEADGQTQRAAARLGLIAAAGELATIFDLTGWPRGAAHDAAMHILGLWIDGRGGAGPAEAREAIERVRAFLVTHGDARFERLDPGGDPRPAIPNRAGWREGETYYVAADAWREVHRGADPQRAARYLHDAGYLEGGDGRHLTRRMSLKHGRPRAYAVTASIMGAGDD
- a CDS encoding toprim domain-containing protein → MTTAILERADAQSLTKALGGRWYGHYGTCPCPVCQPERRRDQNALTLADSRGRLLLHCKKSQCTFRDVLAAAGVAPGSHAAPDPVAVAQLNAERQAVRAESSRFAERIWREARPIHGTLGERYLRTRGIDCELPGTLRYLSACWHTPSKMCWPAVVALVQGGDGFAVHRIYLDRDGTGKAPVGSNDQKRALGPVRGGAVRLTVGRGPLVIAEGIETALSAIPGGFVEPDARIWAAISSSNMKQVKLPRTPGRLVVALDRDQAGRRAAYALADRAHGWAWEVTLLQPPAGSDFNDLLRREVAA
- a CDS encoding AlpA family phage regulatory protein; protein product: MSTNTREALTMHNEVWRFPRVLAAIGMGRSWVYDQVKAGQFPAPIKLGARAIGWRREDIEAWIASREADKAA